The proteins below come from a single Stomoxys calcitrans chromosome 1, idStoCalc2.1, whole genome shotgun sequence genomic window:
- the LOC106094655 gene encoding prothymosin alpha-like has translation MKLQVVVVAGLIILCLNCDFTASRVVDRIDRSEIGRPSQIAKEGRQAFPDDDYYEEEEEEEEEDELQEALNADNGAGGSADEAGLEEEDEGDNEDEEGDEEDERRFMEDKRYLRAVYAIL, from the exons ATGAAGTTGCAAGTTGTAGTAGTGGCAGGGCTTA TTATTTTATGTTTAAACTGTGATTTCACTGCGTCCAGAGTGGTGGATCGCATAGACCGTTCGGAAATTGGTCGTCCTTCCCAAATAGCCAAGGAAGGCCGCCAAGCTTTTCCCGATGATGATTATTatgaggaagaagaagaagaagaggaggAGGACGAGCTGCAAGAAGCGCTGAATGCTGATAATGGCGCTGGGGGTTCAGCCGATGAAGCTGGTTTAGAGGAAGAAGACGAAGGCGAtaatgaggatgaggagggTGACGAAGAGGATGAACGGCGTTTTATGGAAGATAAACGTTATTTAAGGGCAGTTTATGCAATTCTCTAG